A window of Pseudoliparis swirei isolate HS2019 ecotype Mariana Trench chromosome 13, NWPU_hadal_v1, whole genome shotgun sequence genomic DNA:
GCAGCACTGTCTCTGTTTCCTGTACACCACCTGGGGGGCAACGCAGAGCCACACGCAACCCCAAAGTGAGCAAGGACaaggaaaatgaaaacaaaggaTTATAGCCGACAGGAAAAGAGTGACGGCGTAATCAAAACAACTCAAGAGGCGACAGTTTTACTTTCCCCAACTAAATCCAGCCCATAATTGCAAAGTAAGCACCACGTGGCGCTCTGGgacaaaaaatgacattttatcaccaaaaaataataaaaagtaaacataTATTAATCATCATGTGATATTCAGATCCATTATGAGTTGTTTTGTATTACTGACTAactattatatatttacatttaatttagctgacgcttttatccaaagagacgaACATTCATACAGCGTGGACTCAGCTACAGGGAGccactcagggttaagtgtcttgctcaagggcacgacgactagggcggggattgaaccgccgaccccctgagcgaaagacggacctgctaaccagaCCCACATTTAAAAATACTACCAAGCACAGATTAGCGACAGAgccagtgaggacacacacaacggACGTGGGGGTCTCGAGTGTGTGTGGCGtgggggtctcatgtgtgtgtggcgtgggggtctcgtgtgtgtgtgtggggtgtgtgtgtgtggcgcgggggtctcgggtgtgtgtgtgtggcgcgggggtctcgggtgtgtgtgtggcgtggggtctcgggtgtgtgtgtgtgtggcgtggggtctcaggtgtgtgtgtggcgtggggtctcgggtgtgtgtgtgtggcgtggggtctcgggtgtgtgtgtgtgtgtgtgtggcgtggggtctcgggtgtgtgtgtgtggcgtggggtcttgtgtgtgtgtgtgtgtgtgtgtggcgtggggtctcgggtgtgtgtgtgtggcgtggtgtctcaggtgtgtgtgtggcgtggggtctcgtgtgtgtgtgtgtggcgtggggtctcaggtgtgtgtgtgtgtgtgtgtggcgtgatgtctcgtgtgtgtgtgtgtgtgtggcgtggggtctcgtgtgtgtgtgtgtgtgtggcgtggggtctcgtgtgtgtgtgtgtggcgtggggtctcgtgtgtgtgtgtgtgtgtgtgtgtgtggcgtggggtctcgtgtgtgtgtggcgtggggtctcgtgtgtgtgtgtgtgtgtgtggcggggtctcgtgtgtgtgtgtggcgtgcggtctcgggcgtgtgtgtgtgtgtgtgtgtggtggggtgtgtgtgtgtgtgtgggggtctcgtgtgtgtggcgtgggggtctcgtgtgtgtgtgtgtgtgtgtgtggggtctcgtgtgtgtgtggcgtggggtctcatgtgtgtgtgtgtgtgtgtggggtctcgtgtgtgtgtggcgtgggggtctcgtgtgtgtgtgtggcgtgggggtctcgtgtgtgtgtggcgtgggggtctcgtgtgtgtgtgtgtgtgtggggtctcgtgtgtgtggcgtggggtctcgtgtgtgtgtgtgtgtgtgtgtgtgtgtgcgtgtgtgtgtgtgtgtgtgtggggtcttgtgtgtgtgtggcgtggggtctcgtgtgtgtgtgtggcctcaggtgtgtgtgtggcgtggggtctcgggtgtgtgtgtgtgtgtgtgtgtgggtctcgtgtgtgtgtgtggcctcaggtgtgtgtgtgtgtgtggggtctcgtgtgtgtgtgtgtgtgtgtgtgtgtgtgtgtgtgtgtgtgtgtggcgttacCTGTTCCACGGCGTGTAAGCAGCTGCAGAGCTGCGCCTGCAGGCTGAGCACCGACTCCAGGGGCAGCCGGTGGAGCAGCTGGAGCTGATGCAGCGCTAGATGGGGGTTGTCTCCGCTCCGGAGGCTCTCCAGCGCCTCCTGCAGGAGCGACGCCTGcctctgcgcctcctcctccgcctgccGGGCTCTCTCCGCCTCGGCGGTGAGCCGCGCCGCGTGGGCTCGCGACTCCTCCGCGTCGGCTTTCAGCGCCGCCCACGACTGCGAGGGACGGACGGAGCGTTACGCGGAGAAACCTCCAAGACGGTGAATCGGTTGGTCGCCGCGGCGCAACGGAGTCTGAACGCGACCCCGCGACCCGCCTACCTGAGCTGTGTGTCTCCAGCTGTGGCCCCACTGCTTCAGGGCCCGGtgcgcctcctccagctcctgcttgAGCCTGGAGGTCTCTGCTCCGGAGGACAGCAGCGTGGGGGGGGTACCGGGGGAGCCCTGACCCGACGGGAAGTGCTCCCAGATGTTAGTGCTCATACCGTTCAGACCTACGAGGACGAAACAACACACATCAGCTTCATCCCGCTCCACCGCTCTCACGCCGCGAGTCACGTTCTGCCCACCTAGGGAGCTGTGAGACGGTCCCAAAAAGGTGCTTTCTGATTGGCCGGGCTGCGACAGGTGCCTGGAGAAGAACGGTGACGTGTGCGGCCGGATTGGGGGAGACGCCGACGGGGAGCGGAAAGGGGCGGAGCTGCTAAAGGAGCCAGGGATATTGACCGGGGCCGAACTCTGAAACTGGCTTCCTCCTGCAGACGGAGACACACAACGACGAGTCATGTTGACAACGCGGCGTTCACTTTCTTGTATTCTTGTGTCCTTGTAATAGCCGACATACCTCCCACAGCCGGCAGAGCAGCGCTGCTCTCCAAGCTCCTCTCCAACACCGACACGCCAAAATCATTCATGTCCAGATCGTCCAGGGCTGActctgcaaaacacacacagacacagacacacacacacacaatataactATTGGTCTATTTCGGTGATTTCAGATGTGCATTGTCTCAACGGTTTCTGTCCATCGTCACCCACCGACGACGGACTCCACGGTCTCACTGGTGGGGTAGAAGGGCAAGGCGTTGGCGTTCATGCCCGAGGGGATGCCGGATCCCGGGGGTccgagaggggcggggcttggcgGGGTGGCGGCCAGACTGGAAGGGATGCTGGAGGACAGACTCAAGGGGCTCCCCACGGGCAGGAACACCAACAAGTcctgaggggggagagggaggtggggggtgagggggttACCATATAATGAGCGGGAGGTTCTATGCGTGAGGTCCTTTTAGACAGCATTAAAAAGATAAGTGGACATATTGAGAGTCTTTGTACCTGTTTGCTTTGTCGCTGCTCGAGGGCAAAGCTTCTTTGCTTCGCCTGAAACCAAAAAGCAACAGGAGTTATTTGCCATTTGGAGGGAACTATGACATCATTCAAGGGAGGAGTGTTTCTTCACTTTGTGTCATTTCTCATGATCTCATTTCTTTCTCACCTGGTCCTCCCTCTCGAACCCCGGTGCCCGGCCGTACCCCCTCTCCCCGGCCCAGGGGGACAGCGGCTCCGCCCGTTCGCTCATCTCCTCGCACAGAGACAGAACGCTACCCAGCAGGCCGCGCTCCGCCACGCAGGACCCCGCGGGCGGGGAGAAGGCGTGCGACACGGCGCCCGGATTGTGAGGCGCGCTGTGTCCGCCGGGGCTTGAACACGCCTCCTGTGCGGGGAGAGGGTCTGGAggcctgggggggggaggggagctgGGCGTGGGGAACGGCGGCTCCTCTGGAACGAAGGGCCCTGGAGGTTTGAAAGCGACGACATCACATCAAGAATCGAACGGGGAGTTGAAAGAAAGCTTTAGAAAAGGCATAACGGAGGACTTACTTTCTACGTGAGCAAAGGCACAGAAGGGCCCTCGGGGGCAGCTGCCGCACTGCTGCATGTCGTTACACTTGGTGGATTTATAGATCTGGGACACACGGGGGGGGGCAAGTCAACACACGGCGAGACACTCTGGGACTTAAACTCAAGTGCGGCCTCAGCCGCGACGAGACGAACCTCCGGGTGGAACTGCTGCTCTGTTCTCGTGTGGCAGTACTGGCATCCCTCCGCCCCCTCACACTTACTGGGGTCGCCCCACTCCTCACTCTGCTTCACGGCCGGACATGGCAACGCTCTGCGGCGGGGCGGGCGAGGACAAACACGGAGTTTAAGGGTTAAACTCATTCACAGTCGGGCAAACCCCCCCCCACGGTGTTCTCAGGGAGCACCTGTATTTGTGCTTGTGCGGGCTGCGCCTCCTGTCTTTGCTGTTGTGGTAGTACGGACAGGCGTAGCCCTGGCGGCACAGGCGGGGGGGCTTCTTACAGAGCTCCGTCTTGTAGTGGGACAGCACGTAGTTGTTATCTGAGGAGGTGAAacacaggaggagacaaggagtcaCCAGGGCAAGATAGGGGACAGTTAAAAGGTCCCTCAAAACAGAGCATTTAAAGGGTTACTTCATTactatattactttattacttctcACTTCATGTTggacaagagacaaacataCTTTCGATATTCTGTATGTTCCACAAATGGAAAATCGACAATAAATACGACTTTGACTTTAAGGGTTAAACCACCTTAATTAATGATTACAGTGTCATTGAATGGACTAGAATGGTTCCATTCTCAGCTGTGaggagctgctctctctctcaagttTCAAACTTGTGAGGCCACCAAGTATAAAGTGTGgagcctttttatttattaaagtgTTAGACAGAAAGTGTACCATATACGGAGAACCTTCCGTCTATCATCTTTTAAATCCTCTAATTCTTTCTTCTACACTtcacattcataacaacacacttgAGTTTTAACTCTAGTTTCTGGGGGATTTAGGAGGATTCTTCATATCTACTAATATCTTTGGACAGTCTTAGACGACAGAGATCACACGTAGCACTTCATAAGCACGCCCCTCTCTTTCCTTTGAGGCCAGTCCTGCACCCGGAGGTGCCAACACAGAGGACTATGgccaaaataatttaaaaaagaaacacagacTCCAACCTCCTCTGACTTATCCTGGTGAATTAATGTGCAACACAAACGCTTTATTGCTACTGTTCCCAAAAGTATCAGGTATCTGTGCAGCGTTTACCATCAGATAAGCTCCAAACTCAGAGCAGGTACTCAAACTCAACTGGCTCATATTTCATGTGTCACCGTTACCGTGAGCAACACGTCCCCACCAACACTTTGCATTGACCACACGCGCACTGGGCTTCTCCATTCGGGGCGTGCTGCAGCACGGGTCTACCTTGCCAGCGTGGCTCCTCGCTCAGTATCTTCTCGATGAGGGCGGTGCTTGCCgactgtccgtctcctccacctccctctgcgGGCCCCGAGCCTCCCTGAGACTCCATCACCTGCACCTCCCTGTGGAGAAGTGCAGCGTGAAGAGACTCCGTCAACAACAGAGACACCGAATACACAGAAACTcagaggaggtcaaaggtcaaaatgaAGTGGTCTCCGCACCTGATGTCGTAAACGGGGCTGCGCAGGTCATGTGACCCGTGGGCGAAGGCACAGTGGGAACCGTTTTTGCTACAATGGCCTTTAGCGTCCGTCTCGTGAATGCAGGATCCCGTCTTGTAGTAGCGGAGGTGGTACCGGC
This region includes:
- the unk gene encoding RING finger protein unkempt homolog, producing MSKTHAQPPSSSAATTTGGPSSSSSSSPAGGSTSPATVLNVQPEKPQHYTYLKEFRTEQCPLFVQHKCTQHRPFSCFHWHFLNQRRRRPMRRRDGTFNYSPDVYCTKYDEGTGTCPDGDECPFLHRTAGDTERRYHLRYYKTGSCIHETDAKGHCSKNGSHCAFAHGSHDLRSPVYDIREVQVMESQGGSGPAEGGGGDGQSASTALIEKILSEEPRWQDNNYVLSHYKTELCKKPPRLCRQGYACPYYHNSKDRRRSPHKHKYRALPCPAVKQSEEWGDPSKCEGAEGCQYCHTRTEQQFHPEIYKSTKCNDMQQCGSCPRGPFCAFAHVERPFVPEEPPFPTPSSPPPPRPPDPLPAQEACSSPGGHSAPHNPGAVSHAFSPPAGSCVAERGLLGSVLSLCEEMSERAEPLSPWAGERGYGRAPGFEREDQAKQRSFALEQRQSKQDLLVFLPVGSPLSLSSSIPSSLAATPPSPAPLGPPGSGIPSGMNANALPFYPTSETVESVVESALDDLDMNDFGVSVLERSLESSAALPAVGGGSQFQSSAPVNIPGSFSSSAPFRSPSASPPIRPHTSPFFSRHLSQPGQSESTFLGPSHSSLGLNGMSTNIWEHFPSGQGSPGTPPTLLSSGAETSRLKQELEEAHRALKQWGHSWRHTAQSWAALKADAEESRAHAARLTAEAERARQAEEEAQRQASLLQEALESLRSGDNPHLALHQLQLLHRLPLESVLSLQAQLCSCLHAVEQVVYRKQRQCCVTCGEPGSAPLPCGHGLQCESCSASTECPLCPEQSPEQQLS